From a region of the Roseivirga sp. 4D4 genome:
- a CDS encoding ArnT family glycosyltransferase: protein MSLNTLSSEKQSNKLFYTFLAVWFVIGLVQNYFTEVNGEEAYYWLFSQYLDWGYLDHPPMVGVVTAPGYWLMPNPLGLRLGMLIVNILTMTVVWKTTEKKDTQLLIWIFVAMLSVHVGSYMVKTDVPLILGVALFYYFYKQYLKADSLKTVFFLALSIALILMSKHHGILVVFFTVLSNVKLLTKKSFWLTVGFTVLLMLPHTYWQYMNEFATIKFHLYNRIDMGFSWENIAYYIGVQPLVFGPLIGVSLLAASYKNKEGTDFNRALKFTIVGVLIFFLVSTFKVEFHKHWTSVLSVPFMLLGHEFIRKNQGWRKVLIKLSIVSIIIVIPARIYLMHDFFPKKWTEGWDVLHNWDTWADEIEELSGGLPIMFNNHYERSSRYAYLTKDIVHCYNTFDYRETHHDLLPLEENLQGKTVFQINRFRDTVNYKDYFTQIGKGIHYRTIENFRSYRNVWIEIEDGEKHYDLEAGEIVALKLKLINKYKRGVDFANAGDRLVTLNVHYLKGLKPVEKERLMILNGTMSEGEELTYDVDLNIPELEGDFDIRFSIQVGQIEPPINSRKVKVTID, encoded by the coding sequence ATGTCCCTGAATACTTTATCGTCAGAAAAACAGTCCAACAAGCTTTTTTATACTTTTCTAGCGGTTTGGTTTGTTATTGGCCTCGTCCAAAACTATTTCACTGAAGTCAATGGTGAGGAAGCCTATTACTGGCTATTCTCACAGTATTTAGACTGGGGATACCTAGACCATCCCCCAATGGTCGGTGTGGTTACAGCTCCGGGGTATTGGCTGATGCCCAACCCCTTGGGACTTCGCCTGGGTATGCTGATCGTCAACATTTTAACAATGACGGTAGTATGGAAGACCACAGAAAAGAAGGATACCCAGCTCTTGATATGGATTTTTGTAGCCATGCTGTCCGTCCATGTTGGTTCTTATATGGTCAAGACGGATGTGCCATTAATTCTGGGGGTGGCACTGTTCTATTACTTCTATAAGCAATACCTAAAGGCTGATAGCCTAAAGACGGTATTCTTTTTGGCTTTGTCGATCGCTTTGATTCTTATGAGTAAGCATCACGGTATTTTGGTGGTATTCTTTACGGTGCTGTCCAACGTAAAACTCCTTACCAAAAAGAGCTTCTGGCTAACGGTAGGTTTTACAGTACTGCTCATGCTACCCCATACTTATTGGCAGTACATGAATGAGTTTGCTACCATCAAATTTCATTTGTACAACCGCATTGACATGGGCTTTAGCTGGGAGAATATAGCCTATTATATTGGGGTACAACCACTTGTATTTGGTCCACTAATCGGAGTCTCCTTACTTGCTGCCAGTTATAAGAATAAGGAGGGTACTGATTTCAATCGGGCTTTGAAATTCACCATCGTTGGCGTATTGATTTTCTTCTTGGTATCCACTTTTAAAGTAGAGTTCCACAAGCATTGGACAAGTGTATTGTCTGTTCCTTTTATGCTTTTGGGTCACGAATTTATCCGTAAGAACCAGGGTTGGAGGAAAGTTCTGATAAAGCTTTCCATCGTTTCCATCATCATCGTTATTCCAGCAAGGATTTACCTGATGCATGACTTCTTTCCAAAGAAATGGACGGAAGGATGGGATGTGCTTCACAATTGGGACACTTGGGCCGATGAGATAGAGGAGTTGAGTGGAGGTCTGCCGATCATGTTCAATAATCACTATGAGAGGTCTTCGAGATATGCTTATTTGACAAAGGACATTGTACACTGTTACAATACTTTCGATTATCGCGAAACACACCACGATTTATTGCCACTCGAAGAGAACCTTCAAGGAAAGACGGTTTTTCAAATCAATAGATTTAGGGATACTGTCAATTATAAGGATTACTTTACACAAATAGGGAAGGGGATTCATTACAGAACTATCGAGAATTTCAGGAGTTATCGCAATGTCTGGATTGAAATAGAAGATGGCGAAAAACACTACGATCTTGAAGCTGGAGAAATCGTAGCACTTAAGCTCAAGTTGATCAATAAGTATAAGCGTGGTGTTGACTTTGCCAATGCTGGTGATCGTTTAGTAACGCTCAATGTCCACTACCTAAAAGGCTTAAAACCAGTAGAGAAAGAAAGACTGATGATACTTAATGGTACGATGTCTGAAGGCGAGGAGTTGACATATGATGTTGACTTGAATATACCAGAACTTGAGGGTGATTTTGATATTCGTTTCTCTATCCAAGTTGGACAAATTGAACCTCCGATAAACAGTCGGAAGGTAAAAGTGACAATAGACTAG
- a CDS encoding ABC transporter permease has protein sequence MIKNYLKVAFRNLLRNKFYSILNISGLAIGIACCLLIVLFVTDELSYDRYYDNSENTYRLTMAGALNGSAFDLAVVGDVVGKTLVEDFPEVIDYVRFRQNGSPFIRSGENIFKEEKYVWADQSMIDIFDLEIVSGDPSAALTAPKSLIMSETAAKKYFGSAEAVGQQVEFGQAKDYRVTAVYKDIPTNTHFDFDVIGSLITLDESRQNMWMNMNFQTYVVLTPDADLEKMAAQFPDMLKKYIGPEVKKFLNIEWEEMEQAGSSLAFALQPVVDIHLTSDLQGELDANSDKSYVYIFSAIAFFILLIACINFMNLATARSAHRAKEVGVRKVLGSIKAQLIYQFLAESILISFISFVLAVGIAYVALPFFNDLSAKELVIPFTNPLFLGSIFAGVLMVGFLAGSYPAFFLSAFKPVTVLKGSLSNGMKSGALRSVLVVIQFCTSIFLVIGTLVILNQLEYIQNKNLGFDRDQVLIINDAFLARGNTRALKTEVESFPEVKSASLSGFLPTPSNNNMNLFFNGIVPSEGTQVIMSSWTVDYEYLETLGIELVQGRNFSRDFATDSTAIIVNEAALKELELEGDPLGKIIGTFVSNEGDIQGYTIVGIVKDFHYQTLKSKIGPLALQLGNSTGLLNLKVNTRDYAGLLGKLESSWMELAPNQPFETSFLDDRFNRMYDAEQRLGKIFGVFATLTIVVACLGLFGLAAYTAENRIKEVGIRKVLGASVGQIVFLLSRDMGKLVIIAFIFGAPLAWYAMNNWLQGFEYRTNIGWTIFAMTALGSLFIALITMSYQSLKAAVSNPVKSLRTE, from the coding sequence ATGATTAAAAACTATCTAAAAGTTGCGTTCCGAAACCTCCTTCGCAACAAATTCTACTCTATTTTAAACATAAGTGGTCTCGCAATCGGGATCGCATGTTGCCTACTTATAGTATTGTTTGTTACTGATGAGCTAAGCTATGACAGGTACTATGACAACTCAGAAAATACTTACAGACTGACAATGGCAGGGGCCTTGAATGGTTCTGCATTTGATCTGGCAGTGGTGGGTGATGTTGTGGGGAAAACACTGGTCGAAGATTTTCCAGAAGTAATTGATTATGTAAGGTTCAGACAAAATGGCTCTCCCTTTATTCGTTCGGGTGAGAACATTTTTAAAGAAGAAAAATATGTGTGGGCCGATCAATCTATGATTGACATCTTCGATCTGGAAATTGTAAGTGGCGATCCTAGTGCAGCACTGACAGCACCAAAATCACTAATAATGAGTGAAACGGCTGCAAAAAAATACTTTGGCAGTGCAGAGGCAGTAGGTCAGCAGGTGGAATTCGGTCAGGCTAAGGATTATCGGGTGACTGCAGTTTACAAGGACATTCCGACAAATACCCACTTTGATTTTGATGTAATTGGCTCATTGATCACACTAGACGAATCTCGTCAGAATATGTGGATGAACATGAATTTCCAGACTTATGTGGTATTGACTCCCGATGCTGATTTAGAAAAAATGGCTGCTCAGTTTCCGGATATGCTGAAGAAGTACATAGGTCCGGAAGTAAAGAAATTTCTAAACATTGAGTGGGAAGAAATGGAACAAGCTGGTTCATCTCTGGCTTTTGCATTACAGCCTGTAGTTGATATTCACTTGACATCTGACTTACAAGGAGAACTGGATGCCAACAGCGACAAGAGCTATGTCTACATATTTTCCGCCATTGCATTCTTCATTCTCTTGATTGCGTGTATCAACTTCATGAATTTGGCAACTGCACGATCGGCACACAGAGCTAAAGAAGTAGGAGTTAGAAAAGTTTTGGGATCAATAAAGGCCCAGTTGATTTATCAGTTTCTGGCGGAGTCAATTCTAATTAGTTTCATTTCCTTCGTTTTGGCAGTCGGTATTGCTTATGTGGCGCTACCGTTCTTTAATGACCTTTCGGCAAAGGAATTGGTTATACCTTTTACAAACCCACTTTTCCTTGGTTCAATTTTCGCAGGGGTATTGATGGTTGGTTTCTTGGCTGGAAGTTATCCTGCCTTCTTTTTATCAGCCTTTAAGCCTGTCACAGTATTGAAAGGTTCTTTGAGCAATGGGATGAAAAGTGGTGCTTTAAGAAGTGTATTAGTGGTCATTCAATTTTGTACTTCAATCTTCTTGGTGATTGGGACCTTGGTTATTCTGAATCAATTGGAGTACATCCAAAATAAGAACCTAGGTTTTGATAGAGATCAGGTTTTAATAATCAATGATGCCTTCTTGGCTCGAGGTAATACGAGAGCTCTAAAGACTGAAGTGGAGAGCTTTCCTGAAGTGAAGTCAGCATCCTTGAGTGGTTTTCTTCCAACACCTTCAAACAATAACATGAACCTTTTCTTCAATGGGATAGTGCCTAGCGAAGGAACGCAAGTAATCATGAGTAGCTGGACGGTTGATTATGAGTACTTGGAAACCTTAGGGATCGAGTTGGTGCAAGGACGAAATTTCTCAAGAGATTTTGCCACGGATTCTACGGCCATAATAGTCAACGAGGCTGCGTTGAAAGAACTAGAACTAGAAGGAGATCCATTGGGTAAAATCATCGGAACTTTTGTGAGCAATGAAGGTGATATTCAAGGATATACAATCGTGGGGATCGTTAAAGATTTTCACTACCAGACACTTAAGTCAAAAATCGGTCCTCTTGCACTGCAATTGGGTAACAGTACCGGCTTATTAAACCTGAAGGTAAATACTCGCGATTATGCGGGACTTTTAGGGAAACTTGAGTCTAGCTGGATGGAATTGGCTCCTAATCAACCTTTTGAGACTTCGTTTCTTGATGACAGATTCAATAGAATGTACGATGCAGAACAAAGACTTGGAAAGATCTTCGGTGTATTTGCTACCCTGACGATTGTTGTAGCATGTTTAGGTCTATTTGGCCTGGCAGCATATACCGCTGAGAACAGAATCAAAGAAGTGGGTATTCGAAAAGTACTTGGTGCCAGCGTTGGTCAGATCGTTTTCTTGCTCTCCAGAGATATGGGTAAGCTAGTGATCATTGCATTCATTTTTGGAGCACCGTTGGCATGGTACGCCATGAACAACTGGTTGCAAGGTTTTGAATACCGCACCAATATCGGCTGGACAATCTTTGCTATGACCGCTCTAGGTTCATTGTTTATCGCATTGATAACGATGAGTTATCAGTCCTTGAAAGCTGCGGTGAGTAACCCAGTGAAATCACTTAGAACAGAATAG
- a CDS encoding SdpI family protein, which translates to MENSELIIAHVMLAFSSVLIGTLGKLVRPEEPNSMMGYRTKRSMKSQAAWDFANEYAGNLMMWTSIASITIQIFAYFTMEAMVAIYVAIGAITVSMFVVMGLTEYQLAQRFDKQGQPKNKSQIEDRF; encoded by the coding sequence ATGGAAAATTCTGAGTTAATAATAGCACATGTAATGCTAGCCTTTTCATCTGTGCTGATAGGTACACTGGGCAAACTGGTTCGTCCTGAAGAACCCAATTCAATGATGGGTTACCGTACCAAAAGGTCTATGAAGAGCCAAGCAGCCTGGGATTTTGCCAATGAGTATGCCGGTAATCTAATGATGTGGACATCTATAGCTTCGATTACCATTCAAATATTTGCTTACTTCACAATGGAAGCCATGGTGGCAATTTACGTGGCAATTGGGGCAATCACGGTGAGCATGTTTGTAGTGATGGGGTTGACAGAGTATCAACTGGCCCAACGATTCGACAAACAAGGTCAACCTAAAAACAAGTCTCAAATCGAAGACAGGTTCTAG
- a CDS encoding GtrA family protein — protein MLELGFKFFRFCLVGLSGMAIDYGITFLGKERIKVNKYVANGVGFLCAATSNFFFNKFWTFNDQNPDELIQYSKYLSFALIGLGINTFIIYLLINKRDMNFYWAKLIAIAVVVLWNFIANYNFTFI, from the coding sequence ATGCTCGAATTAGGCTTCAAATTTTTTAGATTTTGCCTTGTTGGTCTCTCCGGCATGGCCATAGATTATGGCATTACTTTTTTAGGGAAGGAGCGCATAAAGGTCAATAAATATGTGGCCAATGGTGTGGGCTTTCTTTGTGCAGCCACTTCTAATTTCTTTTTTAATAAGTTCTGGACATTCAATGATCAGAATCCAGATGAACTGATTCAGTATTCTAAATATCTGAGCTTTGCCCTTATAGGCTTAGGGATCAACACATTCATCATCTATTTATTGATTAATAAAAGAGACATGAACTTCTATTGGGCCAAGCTGATCGCCATTGCGGTGGTAGTCTTGTGGAACTTCATTGCCAATTACAATTTCACTTTTATTTAG
- a CDS encoding SPFH domain-containing protein, with protein sequence MKNLERPFSPMSGFLMLTVVLLIFFGAIAGLVVTHNPFFGLLFVLFFFMLPGFFIIQPNKSRVMIFFGDYRGSVKENGFFWVNPFFVKKKVSLRAHNFDSERVKVNDKLGNPIMISVILVWQVEDTYKAAFDVNDYEHFVRVQSDAAVRKLAGMFAYDNFEDDSEITLRSGMEEVNHDLEEELRERLSIAGIKVIEARIGYLAYAEEIASAMLQRQQATAIVAARYKIVEGAVGMVESALEELNKKEIVDLDEEKKAAMVSNLMVVLCSDKAASPIVNAGTLNH encoded by the coding sequence ATGAAGAATCTTGAAAGACCCTTTAGCCCCATGTCGGGCTTTTTAATGCTGACTGTCGTCTTACTCATCTTTTTTGGAGCAATTGCAGGACTCGTTGTCACCCACAATCCATTTTTCGGGTTGTTGTTTGTTTTGTTCTTTTTCATGCTTCCAGGATTTTTCATCATCCAACCCAACAAGTCGCGCGTCATGATATTCTTCGGAGACTATCGTGGGTCTGTCAAGGAAAACGGGTTCTTCTGGGTTAACCCATTCTTTGTGAAGAAGAAAGTGTCGCTAAGAGCTCATAATTTCGACAGTGAGCGTGTGAAAGTGAATGATAAACTCGGTAACCCTATCATGATTAGCGTCATCTTAGTCTGGCAGGTAGAAGACACCTACAAAGCGGCCTTTGATGTAAATGATTACGAGCATTTTGTTAGGGTTCAATCAGATGCCGCTGTTAGAAAGCTCGCAGGGATGTTTGCTTATGATAATTTCGAGGATGATTCTGAAATTACACTGAGATCCGGAATGGAAGAGGTAAATCATGATCTTGAAGAGGAGTTAAGAGAAAGGCTCTCCATTGCCGGAATTAAAGTGATTGAAGCCAGAATTGGTTATTTGGCTTATGCCGAAGAAATCGCAAGCGCCATGCTTCAAAGACAGCAGGCAACGGCCATTGTAGCAGCTCGCTATAAGATTGTAGAAGGTGCAGTTGGGATGGTTGAAAGTGCTCTTGAAGAGTTGAATAAAAAGGAAATCGTAGACTTAGATGAAGAGAAAAAAGCGGCAATGGTAAGTAATTTAATGGTTGTACTTTGCTCAGATAAGGCGGCTTCACCCATCGTAAATGCTGGAACTTTAAATCACTAG
- a CDS encoding zinc ribbon domain-containing protein produces MEHRNYKCSKCNNRTFETDTIATTGSGFSKFFDLQNRKFMTVSCGNCGYTELYKGGKSSTITNIFDLFTT; encoded by the coding sequence ATGGAACATAGAAACTACAAGTGCTCAAAGTGCAACAACAGAACATTCGAAACAGATACGATTGCCACAACCGGTAGTGGATTTAGTAAATTTTTCGACTTACAGAATCGTAAGTTCATGACCGTTTCATGCGGCAATTGCGGATATACTGAGCTCTATAAAGGAGGCAAATCATCAACGATCACTAATATCTTTGACCTCTTTACCACCTAA
- a CDS encoding PspC domain-containing protein, giving the protein MAGNNSKLTRSSADKVVAGVCGGLAEWLGWDVTLVRLIYVLISIFSAGFPGFIVYVILWVIMPAK; this is encoded by the coding sequence ATGGCTGGGAATAACAGTAAACTTACTAGATCAAGTGCGGATAAAGTAGTAGCGGGAGTGTGTGGCGGCTTGGCTGAGTGGCTTGGCTGGGATGTCACCTTAGTCAGACTCATTTATGTGTTAATTTCAATTTTTAGTGCTGGCTTCCCCGGGTTCATTGTATATGTAATTCTTTGGGTGATCATGCCAGCAAAATGA
- a CDS encoding endonuclease/exonuclease/phosphatase family protein, with amino-acid sequence MKSFLKLPVLVWMFISLLVYASVLISPLTFRYSGVVSFGIPFIILLNLVFLILSLLFKSKLGWIPLLLLICGWPFINIAISLNGNDDLNQEGVKVLSYNVKWFVDARGDNYKEVMAWVEDVDADIICFQEFYPLRGIAEKIRNKGYQLSMDKDRFNNAIFSKYPIVNDGLILESNSINNIRFADLIIAGDTVRVYGVHLQSMGIDPNKIQDTEGIQNEYDNVKSRFLFSSTSRTKQIKALMDHVALTNYPVIIAGDFNDVPFSYNYFQFRKRFENSFEKEGRGLGVTFNRNIPYLRIDNQFFSKEFKIKAFKTVDNIYYSDHFPLIGIYELSD; translated from the coding sequence ATGAAATCATTTCTTAAGCTACCTGTCCTGGTTTGGATGTTTATCTCACTTTTGGTCTATGCCAGCGTGTTGATATCTCCACTGACTTTTCGGTATTCCGGGGTAGTGTCTTTTGGTATTCCGTTTATCATTCTGCTTAACCTCGTTTTCTTGATCTTAAGCCTGCTGTTCAAATCTAAGTTGGGTTGGATTCCATTACTCTTACTTATTTGTGGGTGGCCATTTATTAATATAGCGATTTCATTGAATGGGAATGATGATTTGAATCAGGAAGGAGTCAAAGTGCTCAGTTATAATGTCAAGTGGTTTGTTGACGCAAGAGGTGATAACTATAAAGAGGTGATGGCCTGGGTCGAAGATGTAGATGCTGACATTATTTGTTTTCAGGAGTTTTATCCACTGAGGGGGATAGCTGAAAAGATTAGAAACAAGGGGTATCAACTTTCCATGGACAAGGATCGATTCAATAATGCCATTTTTTCTAAATACCCAATAGTCAATGATGGTCTGATACTGGAATCTAACTCAATTAATAACATTCGCTTCGCTGATTTGATTATAGCCGGTGATACTGTAAGAGTTTATGGAGTCCATTTGCAATCTATGGGAATTGACCCAAACAAAATTCAGGATACCGAAGGGATTCAGAATGAGTATGATAATGTCAAGTCGAGATTTCTCTTCTCGAGCACTTCCCGGACGAAGCAGATAAAGGCTTTGATGGACCATGTCGCACTTACTAACTATCCGGTCATCATAGCTGGGGACTTTAATGATGTACCTTTCAGTTATAACTACTTTCAGTTTAGAAAACGCTTTGAGAATTCTTTTGAAAAGGAAGGTCGTGGCTTAGGCGTGACCTTCAATAGGAACATTCCATATCTGCGCATTGATAATCAGTTTTTCTCTAAAGAATTCAAGATCAAGGCGTTCAAGACCGTTGATAATATTTATTATTCTGATCATTTTCCGCTAATAGGTATTTATGAGTTAAGTGATTAA
- a CDS encoding DUF5723 family protein, whose translation MKKLLTIALLVLGFASANAQGYLSFYQLRDIVPQTSGIQPAFIPENSLTVSMPALNVGVMLQGDLELQQLLSRPNGQTDLTVDFDLLNEAAQNENFLNLDVTVNLFHLGIKTKHGAFSFFANARATFDFAYGDDLTDFLANGNSNFIGQSIDFSDTQIRAEAYHEIGIGYARRFLGERLTVGARAKLVTGIFHASLADGASGTLTTDADDFSWQVSVQNGTANTAGLDLLFNSDDYADDALQTYAFGNDNQTIAFDLGAKFKPLKWLEVEASVNDIGSIDWKEQARNYNTADTTVTFSGVDLEGIQDSGEVFKDSLQNKFRSNETRTAFSTNLPTRVYLTASAYLTENDRFSLTYFQSSALNNLPANYALAYNHRFDKFVIGILGTHRRSNNETNIGANLGTNIGPVQLYMALDNVLVLNKPEQYSKADFRFGLNLMFGYKKWRKKSEVVNLDEL comes from the coding sequence ATGAAGAAGCTATTAACTATTGCGCTATTGGTTTTGGGGTTTGCTAGTGCTAATGCCCAAGGCTACTTGTCTTTTTATCAATTGAGAGACATTGTGCCTCAAACTTCTGGGATACAGCCTGCCTTTATCCCTGAGAATTCGTTGACTGTCAGTATGCCAGCGCTGAATGTTGGTGTAATGCTGCAGGGTGATTTGGAACTTCAACAACTCTTATCGAGGCCTAATGGTCAGACTGATTTGACCGTTGATTTTGATCTTCTTAACGAGGCAGCTCAGAATGAAAACTTCTTGAATCTGGATGTTACGGTCAATCTATTTCATCTGGGTATAAAGACTAAGCATGGAGCTTTTTCATTCTTTGCAAATGCTAGAGCTACTTTTGATTTTGCTTATGGAGATGACTTGACGGACTTTCTGGCTAATGGTAACTCAAATTTCATTGGTCAGTCCATTGATTTTTCAGATACCCAGATCAGGGCAGAAGCTTATCATGAAATTGGCATTGGTTATGCTAGAAGGTTCTTAGGCGAGCGTTTAACAGTTGGCGCAAGAGCTAAACTCGTTACAGGTATTTTCCATGCATCGCTGGCCGATGGTGCGAGTGGAACTTTGACCACGGATGCGGATGATTTCTCCTGGCAAGTTTCCGTTCAAAACGGTACAGCAAATACCGCTGGATTGGACTTGCTTTTCAATTCCGATGATTATGCGGATGATGCGCTTCAGACTTATGCATTTGGTAATGACAATCAGACGATTGCCTTTGACTTAGGTGCTAAGTTCAAGCCTTTGAAATGGTTAGAGGTTGAAGCCTCTGTGAATGATATTGGCTCTATCGATTGGAAGGAGCAAGCTAGAAACTATAACACGGCAGACACTACTGTCACCTTCTCAGGTGTTGATCTTGAAGGTATTCAGGATTCCGGTGAAGTTTTCAAAGATAGTCTTCAGAATAAGTTCCGATCTAATGAAACTAGAACAGCCTTTTCAACCAACCTGCCTACAAGAGTTTATTTAACAGCATCGGCATACTTGACAGAAAATGACAGGTTCTCCTTGACATATTTCCAGTCAAGCGCACTTAATAATCTACCTGCGAATTACGCTCTGGCATATAATCACAGGTTCGATAAGTTTGTGATCGGTATACTAGGAACTCATAGAAGGTCAAATAATGAGACTAATATTGGTGCTAATTTGGGTACCAACATCGGTCCGGTTCAGCTCTATATGGCTTTAGACAACGTTCTCGTATTGAATAAACCAGAACAGTATTCTAAGGCAGATTTTAGGTTTGGCTTGAACTTAATGTTTGGATACAAAAAGTGGCGTAAAAAGTCAGAGGTCGTTAACCTTGACGAGCTTTAG
- a CDS encoding alanine racemase, translating into MIEKITRPTLLLDTQKMEANINFMVEKADRLNVKLIPHFKTHQSKQIARFFSDRGIDAITVSSVEMAEYFVESGWRDITVAFPFNRLEVEVINGFVQQGVKVKLLVTDVDTVSFLRENLVGQVSLFIELDAGYNRSGVSTERIDEVQAIALEMDKSEKTHFYGLYCHPGNTYHSDSIEGIKILWADAIKKVNAVREALSSFGRELIVRMGDTPGCAVVDDMDGVDEMGPGNFVFYDLVMNYLNVCDESDIAVAVACPIVAKSEARNELVIHGGAVHFSKDHLFDKGENRFFGEMVVLNEAGWSNIIPNAKLISLSQEHGIIKVSDELLETLQVGDVIGILPIHSCLTANLMREYLTLEGQRFDHM; encoded by the coding sequence ATGATCGAGAAAATCACCCGACCCACACTGCTTTTAGATACTCAAAAGATGGAGGCCAATATCAATTTCATGGTTGAAAAGGCCGATCGACTAAATGTGAAGTTGATACCTCACTTTAAGACTCACCAGTCTAAGCAGATAGCAAGGTTTTTTAGTGACAGAGGAATCGATGCCATCACTGTTTCTTCGGTTGAAATGGCCGAGTATTTCGTTGAGAGTGGGTGGAGGGATATTACGGTAGCTTTTCCTTTTAACCGCCTAGAAGTGGAGGTGATCAATGGTTTTGTCCAACAAGGTGTGAAGGTCAAGCTCTTGGTCACAGATGTAGATACAGTCTCTTTTTTAAGAGAGAATTTGGTAGGTCAAGTAAGTCTATTTATCGAGTTGGATGCTGGTTACAATCGCTCTGGGGTAAGTACAGAGCGGATAGATGAGGTTCAGGCAATTGCTCTTGAGATGGATAAATCAGAAAAGACTCATTTCTATGGTTTATACTGTCATCCAGGAAATACATATCACTCGGATTCAATTGAGGGGATCAAAATACTTTGGGCTGATGCTATCAAGAAAGTCAACGCTGTTCGGGAGGCCTTAAGTAGTTTTGGTAGAGAACTGATCGTTCGGATGGGGGATACGCCAGGCTGTGCTGTGGTTGACGATATGGATGGTGTGGATGAGATGGGGCCTGGAAATTTTGTGTTTTACGACTTGGTAATGAACTACCTCAATGTCTGTGATGAGTCAGATATTGCTGTTGCCGTGGCATGCCCGATTGTAGCTAAAAGCGAAGCGCGCAATGAGCTCGTTATTCATGGAGGTGCAGTTCATTTTTCAAAAGACCATCTTTTTGATAAAGGCGAAAACAGGTTTTTTGGTGAAATGGTGGTTCTTAATGAGGCTGGCTGGTCAAATATTATTCCTAATGCCAAACTCATATCCCTGTCACAAGAACATGGTATTATAAAAGTGTCTGATGAGCTTTTGGAGACTTTGCAGGTGGGAGACGTGATCGGCATACTACCGATCCACTCGTGTCTGACGGCCAATTTAATGAGAGAGTACCTCACGCTCGAAGGCCAGCGGTTTGACCATATGTAG
- a CDS encoding DUF4197 domain-containing protein, whose amino-acid sequence MKKLSILFSFALLFSYSAEAQLLKKAKSLLGGKGGFSKEEAADALKEAFIQGTGKGVDLLSQLNGYYGNPEIKIPMPPDAKNVENKLRAIGLGNEVDKAIESLNRAAEDAAVEAKDIFVAAIKGLTITDALNIVGGKQDAGTQFLRGQTTDDLTAKFSPIIKTSLDKVDATKYWSDVMTKYNKIPLVRKVETDLTAYVTQQAIDGLFVMIAKEELNIRQNPAARTSDLLKKVFK is encoded by the coding sequence CGCTCTCCTATTTAGCTACTCTGCCGAAGCACAATTACTGAAGAAAGCCAAAAGCCTTTTAGGTGGCAAAGGTGGTTTTTCAAAAGAAGAAGCTGCCGATGCCTTAAAAGAGGCCTTTATTCAGGGTACAGGAAAAGGAGTTGATTTGCTGTCACAACTGAATGGTTATTATGGTAATCCAGAGATTAAGATTCCGATGCCTCCAGATGCTAAGAATGTAGAGAACAAGCTGAGGGCGATTGGATTGGGAAATGAGGTAGATAAGGCCATTGAATCCCTAAACCGTGCAGCTGAAGATGCGGCCGTTGAAGCCAAGGATATTTTTGTGGCGGCCATTAAAGGGCTCACCATTACTGATGCGCTGAATATCGTTGGTGGTAAGCAAGATGCTGGTACCCAGTTTTTAAGGGGACAAACAACTGATGATTTGACAGCCAAATTCAGTCCCATTATAAAGACTTCTCTTGACAAAGTTGACGCAACTAAGTATTGGAGTGATGTGATGACCAAATACAATAAGATTCCTTTGGTCAGAAAGGTTGAAACAGATTTAACTGCTTATGTTACGCAACAGGCAATAGATGGTTTGTTTGTGATGATTGCAAAGGAGGAGTTAAATATTAGACAGAACCCTGCTGCAAGAACTTCTGACCTTTTGAAGAAGGTCTTTAAGTAA
- a CDS encoding Arc family DNA-binding protein, with protein MAKKKPFVLRLDPELLSAVEKWAADEFRSTNGQMEWIVNKALKDSGRIKKKPQDK; from the coding sequence ATGGCCAAGAAGAAACCATTTGTACTTCGTCTAGATCCAGAGCTTCTATCTGCAGTCGAGAAATGGGCTGCAGATGAATTTCGAAGTACAAATGGCCAAATGGAATGGATCGTTAACAAGGCCTTAAAAGACTCAGGTCGGATAAAGAAAAAACCCCAAGACAAGTAA